A genomic segment from Spinacia oleracea cultivar Varoflay chromosome 3, BTI_SOV_V1, whole genome shotgun sequence encodes:
- the LOC110795519 gene encoding uncharacterized protein, with protein sequence MPPALCRLFATVLIFYQPSDPTAMWLKYYAAISQDYRHHFPSSKNLVKQLTDIIDALDAPIPQECISCRDRLNPTQQQAFDCIIDHVIRGEPCAFFIDGPGGTGETFLYNALYAEVCLMKKIVLPTATSGITASNIPSGRTAHSRFKILVDSESSLACDVPKQGSLAALIKETTLIIWDEASMEKKENVESLDLLLRDLCNPDALFGGKLVVFGGDTHMLSNKQYPRQKRGID encoded by the exons ATGCCCCCTGCTTTATGCCGCCTCTTTGCAACTGTTCTGATCTTCTACCAACCAAGTGATCCAACTGCAATGTGGCTTAAATACTATGCTGCCATCTCTCAAGATTATAGACACCATTTTCCGAGTTCAAAAAATCTGGTCAAGCAACTCACA GATATCATCGATGCACTTGATGCGCCAATACCTCAAGAATGCATTAGTTGTCGTGATAGGCTGAACCCGACACAACAACAAGCATTTGACTGTATCATTGACCATGTCATAAGAGGGGAACCTTGTGCATTTTTCATTGATGGCCCTGGTGGCACCGGGGAAACTTTCTTGTACAATGCACTCTATGCAGAGGTTTGTCTAATGAAGAAGATCGTTCTTCCAACTGCTACGTCGGGTATTACTGCATCTAACATCCCTTCTGGAAGGACTGCCCATTCAAGGTTCAAAATACTAGTTGATTCAGAATCTTCCTTAGCTTGTGATGTTCCAAAACAAGGAAGCCTTGCCGCATTAATAAAAGAAACAACTTTAATCATCTGGGACGAAGCTTCAATGGAAAAGAAAGAGAATGTCGAGTCCTTGGATTTGCTTCTCCGGGACTTGTGCAACCCAGATGCCCTCTTTGGCGGCAAGCTTGTTGTATTTGGTGGAGACACACACATGCTCAGTAACAAACAATATCCAAGACAAAAACGGGGAATTGattga